The following coding sequences lie in one Melopsittacus undulatus isolate bMelUnd1 chromosome 9, bMelUnd1.mat.Z, whole genome shotgun sequence genomic window:
- the LYSMD2 gene encoding lysM and putative peptidoglycan-binding domain-containing protein 2, which translates to MAESLREEPPDGPESEAELSQRLARTKARSYGSTASVAAPLAERYVEHRLSAGDTLQGIALKYGVTMEQIKRANKLFTNDCIFLRKTLNIPVISEKSLLFNGLNSLESPENETIASSPSCDEGLMTVQEESSSSPSPQEPDNQPTAPEELSAKDFLQRLDLQIKLSKQAARKLKDDNVREEENEEGPYATSSYHQ; encoded by the exons ATGGCCGAGTCGCTGCGGGAGGAGCCGCCGGACGGGCCGGAGTCGGAGGCCGAGCTGTCGCAGCGGTTGGCCCGCACCAAGGCCCGCTCCTACGGCAGCACAGCAAGCGTGGCGGCGCCGCTGGCCGAGCGCTACGTGGAGCACCGGCTCAGCGCCGGCGACACGCTGCAGGGCATCGCCCTCAAGTACGGCGTCACG ATGGAACAAATAAAGAGGGCAAATAAACTGTTCACTAATGACTGTATATTTCTGAGAAAAACTCTGAATATTCCTGTTATATCAGAGAAATCATTACTGTTCAATGGACTTAATTCACTGGAGTCTCCCGAGAATGAAACCATTGCCAGCTCCCCTTCTTGTGATGAAGGACTAATGACAGTTCAGGAAGAAAGTAGTTCTTCTCCCAGTCCTCAAGAGCCTGACAATCAGCCCACTGCACCAGAAGAACTATCTGCCAAAGATTTCCTACAGAGACTGGACTTGCAGATTAAGTTATCCAAACAAGCAGCCAGGAAACTAAAAGATGACAATGTCAG agaGGAGGAGAATGAGGAAGGCCCCTATGCAACTTCTTCATATCATCAGTAG